A single genomic interval of Mangifera indica cultivar Alphonso chromosome 5, CATAS_Mindica_2.1, whole genome shotgun sequence harbors:
- the LOC123217687 gene encoding cyclin-J18, with protein MQREMRIDGSLFWTQLAQFLIQSAHQLEVSPIVKYTALSLFFDRFHHCLSSYTEIRNLREGNDKVNWLLQPMTQSNLQLFALISLWVSSKIHDSRPLSVKTYKSLGDKIISDQHFTARDFLEAETVFLQVLDFEIGSSNIAFLFLEELLLQFKGVAKIGEFVSFEACMDLMDLLYEKEETSILYRSPRSLATAILVAAYVITVPKQGWEFPVLHWVKFVTAFKEEDTVELVQDILKHVFEPC; from the exons atgcAAAGAGAGATGCGAATTGACGGTTCGTTGTTTTGGACTCAACTAGCGCAGTTCCTTATTCAATCTGCGCAT CAACTTGAGGTCTCCCCCATCGTCAAATACACGGCCTTGTCTCTCTTTTTTGATCGGTTTCACCATTGTCTTTCGAG TTACACGGAGATAAGGAATTTACGTGAGGGCAATGACAAGGTAAACTGGCTTTTGCAACCCATGACACAGAGCAATTTGCAGCTCTTTGCACTTATTTCGTTATGGGTTTCAAGCAAA ATACATGACTCTCGTCCTCTATCTGTGAAAACTTACAAGTCTTTGGGAGATAAAATCATTAGCGATCAACACTTTACCGCTAGAGATTTCTTGGAAGCA GAAACTGTCTTTTTGCAG GTTTTGGACTTTGAGATCGGTTCATCAAATATTGCTTTCTTATTCCTTGAAGAACTCTTGCTTCAGTTCAA AGGAGTGGCAAAAATTGGTGAATTTGTGAGCTTTGAAGCATGCATGGATCTAATGGATCTTCTTTATGAAAAGGAGGAGACGTCAATTCTTTATCGTTCTCCTCGTTCTCTTGCCACAGCCATCTTG GTTGCTGCATATGTCATCACAGTACCTAAACAGGGATGGGAGTTTCCAGTTCTTCACTGGG TGAAGTTTGTAACAGCATTCAAAGAAGAGGATACCGTTGAGCTTGTCCAAGACATTCTCAAGCATGTGTTTGAGCCATGTTGA